One Azoarcus sp. DN11 DNA segment encodes these proteins:
- the nrtS gene encoding nitrate/nitrite transporter NrtS — MRAGIRGAWRHPQVIRRAARVAAVVGTALNLINHYGVLLAPGVTPEVMLQMALTYLVPYLVSTHGQIASGAEL, encoded by the coding sequence ATGAGAGCGGGTATCCGAGGTGCCTGGCGCCACCCGCAGGTGATCAGGCGGGCCGCAAGGGTGGCGGCGGTCGTCGGCACGGCACTTAATTTGATCAACCACTACGGCGTCCTGCTGGCGCCCGGGGTCACTCCCGAGGTGATGCTGCAGATGGCACTGACATATCTAGTGCCGTATCTCGTTTCGACGCACGGACAGATCGCGAGCGGCGCCGAACTCTAA
- a CDS encoding MEDS domain-containing protein: protein MSKVQDSELLNIKQAAQFLNVSEVSLRRWTGSGRLACLRVGAKGERRFRRTDLEAFLQLQAAVSPVPESQVRTGCAGHVLLEGIVINHGSHLCCVYEGDPGRVKLAVPLLAEGLDRGELCFLVATGAAQHHLLDTLEKSRPGVRAEMTRGNLHLVEGADSATAMYDYFANAFVAGTRSGNRSLRVVGDMAWVLDKKLCLDELIDFELRYNQFLARQFPLVSLCQYDARRFSGLAVLNALKCHEDTFAYPMSRFLT, encoded by the coding sequence ATGAGCAAAGTACAAGACAGCGAGCTTCTCAACATCAAGCAGGCGGCCCAATTCCTCAACGTTAGCGAAGTGTCGCTGCGGCGCTGGACTGGCAGCGGACGGCTTGCCTGTCTGCGGGTCGGCGCCAAGGGCGAGCGGCGCTTTCGGCGGACCGACCTGGAAGCGTTCCTTCAACTCCAGGCTGCCGTCTCACCCGTCCCCGAATCGCAAGTTCGAACGGGATGCGCTGGACATGTGCTGCTGGAAGGCATCGTGATCAATCATGGTAGCCATCTTTGCTGCGTCTACGAGGGCGATCCGGGACGGGTCAAGCTCGCGGTTCCGCTGCTCGCCGAGGGGCTGGACCGGGGTGAGCTGTGCTTCCTCGTGGCGACGGGGGCCGCCCAGCATCATCTGCTCGACACTCTGGAGAAGTCCCGCCCGGGCGTGCGCGCCGAGATGACGCGCGGCAACCTGCATTTGGTGGAAGGCGCTGATTCGGCCACCGCCATGTACGACTACTTTGCCAACGCATTTGTGGCTGGCACACGCTCGGGAAACCGCTCGTTGCGTGTGGTGGGCGATATGGCGTGGGTCCTCGACAAGAAGCTGTGCTTGGACGAGCTGATCGATTTCGAACTTCGGTACAATCAGTTTCTGGCCCGGCAATTTCCCCTCGTGAGCCTTTGCCAGTACGACGCCCGACGGTTCAGCGGCCTGGCCGTCCTCAATGCGCTAAAATGCCATGAGGATACTTTCGCCTATCCGATGAGCCGTTTTCTTACATAG